The DNA segment GGTGGCGTTTCTGGTCCGCTCCAGTCCGGCGCGCATGGTGCGCGGGTCGGCGAAGCCCATGCGGGGCTGGACGACCAGCCGTCCGGAGGCGGCGGCGTCCGCGACGAACGCGCCGAAGGGGCGGGGGGCGCCGGCGGTGAGGATGCGGGGAGCGCCGACGGCTGCGGGGCGGGGGGTGTCGGCGGGGGTCATGCCACCACCCGGTGCGCGGCGAGGAAGACGCACAGGGCCTCCAGGTCGGCGGCCCCGTCGCCCAGGACGGCGTCGCAGCCCGCCGCGCGCAGCCGGTCCGCCTCCGCCTCGCCGGAGCCGCCGGCGGTGCCCAGCTTGCCGCCGACCGCCACCGGCAGCGCGGCCAGCTCCGGTTCGGCGCGCAGCGCGCGCACGGCGGCGAGGGCGTCGCGGTGGCCGTGGCCGTTGACGCTGCTGAGCACGACCGCGTCGGGGGCATGCCGGCGACAGGCGGCCGTGAGCAGCCGGGGACTCACACAGGGGCCCAGCGCGACGACGTCGTGCCCCCGCTCCTCCAGGAACAGCCCGAGATAGACGAGATTCCAGGTGTGGGAGTCCGAAGCGGTTCCGCTCAGGAGTATCTTCATGCCTTCGATGCTATGTGCGGAAATGTTTTCCCGGCGGAAGTCGAGCGGCAGTAACCGGCGGCAGTTTCCGGCCCCGAAATTCCCTCCGAGAAGGCCCGGAAATCATGGCCGGCCGTATTCGGGGAGGGCATGCGAAAAGGCCGCGCTCCGCAGAGTGTGCGGGGCGCGGCCGGGGTCGGAAGACCGGTCAGGCGTACTGCTCGACCAGGCTGCGGGGGCGGATGTCGGTCCAGTTCGCGGTGATGTACTCCAGGGCGGCTGCCCGGTCACCGGCCCCCCAGACGCTGTTCCAGCCCGCCGGGATGTCGGCGAAGGCCGGCCAGAGGGAATGCTGGCCCTCGTCGTTCACCACGACGTGGAAGGAGCCCTCGGCGTCGTCGAAAGGGTTCACGATGTCGCTCATGAATAACTCCTCGTTTCATTTTCCCGCAGGGTTTCTTCCTGCAGTGCGGAGAGTTTCTCCGCGATGACTTTCCCGATGTGTGCGAGAGGTTCTTCCTCGGTCATCCGGAGATGGCCGCATTCCACGGTGTGGTTCTCCGCCGTCCCGGTCAGGAACGGATTCCAGGTGGCGGCCAGCGCGCCTTCCGGTTCGCCGGGCCTGCGGGCCGTGAAGAAGACCGCGCCGGTGTCGGCGACCCCGGGAACGTGCCGGGACATGAGCGTCGCGTGGGTCTCCGAGGCGCGCAGCACGGCCCGGATCTCGCCGACGCTGAACCCGCCCAGGACCGGGTCCTCGCGGCGCACCCGCTCCACCGCGGCCGGCAGCTCCTCCTCGCCCAGCGGCACGGCCGACTCCAGCTCCTCGGGCGGCAGCACGGAGACACTGCCCGGCCCCGTCTGGTGGACGTCCATCAGCGCGAGCAGCTCGACCCGCTGACCGGCCGCGCGCAGCCGGACGGCCATGGTGTGCGCGACGATCCCGCCGAAGGACCAGCCGAGCAGCCGGTACGGGCCCCAGGGCTGGACCTGCCGGATGCGCTCCAGATAGTCGTCGGCCATCTCCTCGACCGTGCGCGGCCGGTGACCGGGCTCGCTCAGCGCGCGGGCCTGGAGGGCGTACAGCGGCTGGTCGTCCCCGAGGTGGCGGGCCAGGCCCGCGTACGACCAGCCGACCCCGGTGCCCGGATGCACGCAGAACAGCGGGCGGCGGCTGCCCCGGACGTTCAGCGGCAGCAGCACCCCCATGGCGCCGGCCGTGCCGTCCGGGTCCTGCGCGCCGAGCAGCCCGGCCGGGGTCGGCGCCCGGAACAGGTCCCGCACCCCGCGGTCTACGCCCAGCACCGACCGCACCCGGCTCACCAGGCGCACACCGAGCAGCGAATGCCCGCCCAGGGTGAAGAAGTTGTCGTCGAGGCCGACCTTCGGCACGCCCAGGATCTCGGCGAACAGCCCGCACAGCACCTCCTCGCGTGCGTTGCGCGGCGCGCGGTGCGCGGCGGCCGGCCGGTCCGGCGCGGGCAGCGCCCGGCGGTCCGGCTTGCCGTTGACCGTCAGCGGCAGGGCGTCCAGGACCACGACCGCCGAGGGCACCAGATGGGCGGGCAGCGCGGTACGGGCCAGGGCCAGCAGCTCCGCCCCGGTGACGGTGCGGCCGGCGCGCGGCACCGCGTAGCCGACGAGGCTCCGTTCGCCCGGCCGGTCCTCGCGGACCACGGCGAGCGCCTGGCCGACCTCCGGATGGGCGGCGAGCGCGTGCTCGACCTCGCCGGGCTCGATCCGTACCCCGCGCAGCTTGACCTGGCCGTCCGCCCGGCCCAGGAACCGCAGTTCGCCGTCCGGCGTCCACACCACCCGGTCGCCGGTGCGGTACATCCGGCTGCCGTCCGCCTCGAACGGGTCGGGCACAAAGCGTTCGGCGGTCAGGTCGGGGCGCCCGGTGTAGCCGCGCGCCACATGCGTACCGGCGATGTACAGCTCGCCGGGCACCCCCGGCGGCACGGGCCGCAGCGCGCCGTCCAGGACGTGGCTGCGGGTGTTGTCCATCGGCCGGCCCAGATGCAGCCCGGCCGCGCCGAGCGAGCCCCGGCCGCCGGTGAGCCACTGGTTGTGCGAGGCGAACGTCGTCTCGGTGGGCCCGTAGGAATGCACCAGGACGGTGTCCGGACAGTGCGTCAGCACCCGCTGCACGGCGGCCGGTGACGCGACGTCGCCGCCCGTCCACACCTCGCGCAGCAGCCGCAGCGTGTCCAGCGCCTCGTCGGCCATCACATGGAACAGACCCACGGTGAAGTAGGCGGCGGTGACGCCGTGGTTCCGGACGGCACGCCCGGTCTCCGCGAGGTCGGTGCCGTCGCCCGGCACGATCACCAGACTGCCGCCGTTGATCAGCGGCACCCACATCTCGAAGACCGAGGCGTCGAACCCGGTCGCGGAGTGCACCAGCATCCGCCGAGGGCCGCCCGCCAGGACGTCGCGGTCGACGGCGAGTTCGGTGACGTTGCGATGGGTGACTCCGACGCCCTTGGGGCGGCCCGTCGAGCCGGAGGTGAACATCACGTACATCAGGTCGTCCCCGGCCACCGGTACGGCCTCGAACGGCGCCGGTACGGTGTCCCCGGCCGGTGCGTCGACCGGCAGCAGCGGTACGGAGACCTCGCCGGGCAGCGTGCCCGTGTGCGCGGTGTCGGTCGCGACGAGGCGGAGGCCGGCGTCCTCGACCATGAGCGCGATCCGCGCCGCCGGCAGGGCCGGGTCCAGCGGGACGTAGGCGGCGCCGCACTTGAGGACGGCGAGCGCGGTCACCACCAGCGGCACCCCGCGTTCGAGGAGCACCCCCACACTGTCGCCCCGGCGCACCCCGGCCGCGCGCAGCCGGGCGGCCAGCGCGCCGGCGCGGGCGTCCAGTTCGCCGTAGCCGACCGTCTCCGCGTCGGTGATCAGGGCGGGGCGGTCCGGCGTGAGCACGCCCCGGCGGGCGATCAGCTCGTGCACCGAGGCCCGGTCGCGGGTCGGCGTCGCGGTGTCGTTGTACTCGTGGACCAGCCGGAACCGCTCATCGGCGGTGAGCAGGTCCACCGCGCCGATCCGCGTCCCGGCGTCGGCGGCGACGGTGCGCAGCAGCCGCCCGATGTGCGCGGCGAGCAGCGCGGCCGTGCCGGCGCCGAACAGGTCCGTGGCGTATTCGAGGCCGCCCGCGAGACCGGCCGGCCGGCCCTCCTCGTCCTTGCGCTCCCACAGCGCGAGCGTCAGGTCGAACTTGGTGGACAGCTCCTCCAGCGGCGCCGGCTCGGGCCGCAGCAGCGGGGTCCCGGTGCCGGTGTCGGTTCCGGTGTCCGTGTAGTCGTGGTGGAGCTGTACGACGTACTGGGTGAGCGGGTGGTGGGCGGTGGAGCGGGCCGGGTTGAGATGCTCCACGATCCGGTCGAACGGCAGCCGCTGATGGGCGTAGGCGGCCAGGTCGGTGTCGCGTACCCGCTCCAGCAGCTCGGTGAACGCGGGATCGCCCGAGGTGTCGGTGCGCAGGACGAGCGTGTTGACGAAGAAGCCGACCAGATCGCTCAGCGCCTCGTCGTCCCGCCCGGCCGTCATCGTGGCCAGCGGCAGATCGGTGCCGGCGCCGTGCCGGGTGAGGACCGCCGCGAGGGCGGCCTGCACCACCATGAACAGCGTCGCGCCGTGGCGCCGGGCCAGCTCCTCCAGGGCCTCGTGCGTGGCGGCGTCCACGGTCAGCGGCGCGTGGCCGCCCCGGTGGGTCGCCTCCGCCGGACGCGGCCGGGCGGCGGGCAGTTCCAGGACGGGCGGCGCGCCGTCGAGCGCGCGTTCCCAGAAGGCGAGGTGGTCCTGCGCGCCGGGCCCGTCCAGGAGTTCCCGCTGCCACAGGGTGTAGTCGGCGTACTGGACGGGAAGCGGCTCCTGCTCGGGCGCGCGGCCCTCGGCGCGGGCGGTGTACGCGGTGGCCAGGTCCGCGAGCAGCGGCCCGGTGGACCAGCCGTCGGCGGCGATGTGGTGCACCAGCAGCACCAGCAGCTGCCCGCCGCCGTCGTCCGGGGTCAGGAGCGCGGCCCGCAGCGGTATCTCCTCGGCGAGGTCGAACACATGCCCGGCCGCGGCCGCGACGGCGGCCCGGAACTGTCCGGCCGGCACCGTACGCACATCGAGCACGGGCCGCACGCCGGCCAGGATCTCCTGGTGCGGCTCCCCGTCGACCGACCGGTAGCGGGTGCGCAGCACCTCGTGCCGCGCGGCCACATCGGCCAGCGCCGAGGCCAGGACTCCGGCGTCCAGCGGCTGCCGCGGGCGCAGCACCAGCGGAATGTTGTACGAGGCGCTGGGCCCCTCCAGCGTGTCGATGAACCAGAGCCGGCGCTGGGCACGCGACAGCGGCAGCCGGTCCGGACGCTCCATGCGCCGGGTCAGGGCCGGCCCCGCCCCTTCGGAGACCGGCCGGGCGACGGCGATACGCCGGGCCAGGGCGGCCGGGGTCGGCGCCAGCAGCAGATCCCGTACATGGACGTCGACGTTCAGACGGGCGCGCATCCGGTTGGCGAGCCGCACCCCGCTCATGGAGTGGCCGCCGATGGTGAAGAACCCGTCGTCCGGGCCGACCTCGTCCAGACCCAGGATCTCCGCGAACATCGCCCGCAGCGTGTCCACGTACTCCGCCTCCGGTGCCCCGTCCGTCCGCGCGGCGGCCGCGGCCTCGGCGGCCCGCTGTGCGCGGAGCGCGGCGACCCGGGTCCGGCGGGCGGCCAGGGACCAGCGGTCGTCGGCGCCGAGCAGCTCCGTATCGGTGACGGGCGTTCCGGGGCGCTCGGCCGCCGTACGCAGGGCCCGTTCCAGGGCGCCCAGGAGGAGGCGGACGGTGCCCTCGTCCAGGACGTCGCGGGCGTACTCCAGGCCGAGTTCCAGGCCGGCGGGCGTGCCGTCGGCGCCGCGGTGCTCCACGCACGCGGCGGTCAGGTCGAACTTGGTGGTCGCGGGGCCGTCCGCCCGGAAGCGGCCGGTCAGCCCGCCGAACGCGAACGGCGCGTCGTCCGGCGCGGCGGTGCGCAGGGTCAGCATCGTCTGGAAGAGCGGGTGCACGCCCGGTGTGCGCGGCGGGTTCAGCCGCTCGACCAGCAGGTCGAACGGGACGCCCTGGTGCGCGTAGGCGGCCAGGCTCGTGTCGCGTACCCGCTCCAGCAGCTCGCCGAACGCCGGATCGCCCGAGGTATCGGCCGGCAGGACCAGCGTGTTGACGAAGAAGCCCACCAGCGCCCCGAGCGCCTCGTCGTCGCGGCCCGCGACCGGTGTGCCCACGGCGACCCGCTCCCCGCACCCCGCCGCGCGCAGGGCGAGGGCGAGCGCGGCCTGCAGGACCATCAGCATGCTCGCGCCGTGCGCGTCGGCCAGCCGGACGAGCCGGGTGTGCGCGGCCGGTTCGAGCCGGGCGGTGACCAGGCCGCCCCGGTGGTCCGGCACGGCGGGCCGGGGCCGGTCCAGCGGCAGATCGGTGACGGCGGGCAGCCCGTCGAGCGCGGCCCGCCAGTGGGCGAGCCCGCGCGAGACGGCCGCGTCCGGGTCGTCGGGCGAACCGAGGACGTCGTGCTGCCAGAGGGTGTAGTCGGCGTACTGGACGGGAAGCGGCTCCTGTTCGGGCGCGCGGCCCGCCAGCCGGGCCGCGTAGGCGGTCGCCAGGTCGTTCATCAGCGGCGCCAGCGACCAGCCGTCACCCGCGACATGGTGCAGGAGCACGGCCAGCACCGCCGCGGGCCCGTCCCCGGCCCCGTCCTCCGGTACGAACAGCGCGACCCGCAACGGCAGTTCCCGCGACAGGTCGAAGGACTCGGAGACGAAACCGGCGACCCGGCCGCGCAGTTCGGCCGCCGGGCACTCCACCGTGCGGGCACGGACCACGGACGCGGCGAGCACATGCTGATACGGCTCGTCCTCCGGGGCGAGGAACACCGTGCGCAGCACCTCGTGGCGCTCCACCAGATCGTGCACGGCCGCCGCCAGCGCCGTACGGTCGGGTATCCCGTCCAGCTCCAGCACGATCGGCATGTTGTACGCGCACGACGGGCCGTCGAGCTGGTCGAGCAGCCAGAGCCGGCGCTGCGCGTGCGACAGCGGCACCCGGTCCTCGGCGGGCAGCGGCTCCTCGTGGACGACGCAGAGCCGGGGGTCCGTGGTCCGCAGCACCTTGCGGTTGATCTTGCCCGAACTGGTACGCGGCAGCGCGGCGACGATGCCCACGGAGGCCGGTACGGCGGCGGCGGGCATCCGCTCACGCACCAGGGCGCGCAGCTCCTCGGCCCCGACGCCGCCCTCGGTGACGACGAAGGCGACGAGCCGCTTCACCCCGTCCGCGTCCCGCTGGGCGACGACGGCCGCCTCCCGGACCTTGGGATGCGCCGAGAGGACGGAGTCCACGGCGGCCGGGTCGATGCGCTGCCCGCCGATCTTCACCTCGTCGTCGAGGCGCCCGTGGTACAGGATCTGCCGGTCCGCGCCGATCGTGACGAGGTCCCCGGTGCGGTAGGCGCGCTCCCCGTCCAGCTCGGTGAAACGGCGGGCGTTCAGCTCCGGGTTGCCCAGGTAGCCGCGCGACAACCCGCCGCCGAGCAGCCAGAGTTCACCGGCGACGACGGCGGCCCGGACGCCGGGCAGCGGACGCCCGATCGGCACCGGCCCCGCACCGTGGCGGGTCAGGTCGGCGACGGTGGCGACCACCGTGGTCTCGGTGGGCCCGTACGCGTTCAGCAGCCGCACCCGTTCACCGGTCAGCTCCCGCCACTGGGCGACCCGCTCCGGCAGCGCGGCCTCGCCGTAGATGATCACCGTCTCCAGGCAGTCCGGCAGCCGCACCGCGCCGGTGGTCAGCACATGCACCAGCTCGTGCCAGTACGCGGCCGGCAGGTCGAGCAGGGTGATCCCGTGGCGGGCGCAGCCGGCGAGCAGATCGCGTACGTCCAGCATGTCGTCGGTACGCAGCACCAGGGTGCCGCCCGCCCCCAGGGTCGCGAACACCTCCTGCACGCTGGCGTCGAAGTGCAGCGGCGAGAACTGCAGGACCCGGGAGTCCGGCCCGATGCCGTACGCGGGCACGGCGCCCGCGGCGAAGTGCGCGAGCGAGTCGTGGGCCACGACGACCCCGTTGGGCGTACCGGTCGACCCGGACGTGAAGATCACATACGCGGCGTCCTCCGGTGCGCCGGGCCCCGGCAGGACCAGCTCACCGGCGGCGGCCACCTCGGCGGGCGTCGGCGCGGGGTCTCCGCAGCCGGCCGCCAGAATGGCCGCGTTGCGGGCGTCGGGGGCCTGGATGTCGAGCGGCAGATAGGCGGCGCCGGTGCTGAGGACGGCGAGCAGGCCGACGACGGCGTCGACGCCGCGCGGCCGGTGCAGCGCGACCAGCCGGCCGGGGCCCGCGCCCTCGGCGGCCAGCGCCCGCGCCCGGTCCGCCACGGCGTCGGCGAGCTGCGCGTAGGTGAGCCGGACGGTGTCATGGACCAGGGCCACGGCCTCGGGCCGGGTGCGCGCCTGCTGGGCGATGAGATCGAGCACCGGCGGGGCGGGCGCGGGAGAGGGGCCGCCGTCGAGCAGGTCTTCCGTTCTGATGGGGGGCATCCTGGGGTTTCCTCCGCTTGGGGCCGAGAGACCGGGGCGGGCGATCGGTTCCTCTCGCCTCCGTGCTCCCACGCTAGGGGCCCTGGACCGCCCCTCTCGGCAGTCCGCCCGGCAGCTCCGAGCGGCAGAAAGCGGGGGCGGGGAGCTGCCGCTCCCCGCCCCCGCCCCTTCTCCGGTCACCTCATCCGCGCCGGGCGCCCGCCCGCGTACGGCGGCGCAGCGCCGGGGCCGCCGCGACCGGACCGGCGCCCTCCGGCTCGACCGCGTCCGCCACCGCCCCCAGCAGCCGCCCGGACAGCGTGGCCGCCGTCGGATTGCGGAACACATCGCGCAGCGTCAGGTCCTGGCCGAACTCGGCGCGGATACGGTTCAGCAGCCGCACCGCCAGCAGCGAGTGCCCGCCGGACTTGAAGAAGTTGTCGTCCGGGCCGATCTCCCGCCCGTCCAGCACCTCCCGGAAGATCCCCAGCAGCCGCCCGTCCGCGCCCCCGGCCCCCGCTCCGGCCCCGGCTCCGGGCGCGGGCGCCTCCTCCTCCGGCAGCGCGGCCGGGTCCTCACCCGGCTCGGGCAGCCGCGCCGCCCGCACCACCCGGTCCGGCGCCAGGTACTCCGGCAGCCGCTCGGCCGCCCAGGCACGCACCGCACCCTCGGCGGGCGGCGTGCCCGGCGCGCAGGTCACCACGGCCAGCAGCCGCCCGTCGCGGACCAGGACCCGCGCCCCCGTCACCGCCGGATGCCCGGTCAGTACGCCCTCGATCTCGCCCGGCTCCACCGGATACCCGTTCACCGTGTGCACGGCCACCGGCCGCAGCACCCCGCCCGCGTCCCGGTACGCCCGCCGCCCCGTGGCCCGCAGCCCGCCACCGGGCACCTCCTCGTGGACCTCGCCCGGCACCCGGACCGGGACCCGGCACCCCCGCGCGTCGAGCACCACCTCCGGACCGCCCGGCCAGGGCTCCTCCCCGCCCAGCGCGGACAGCGGCGCGCCCGGCTCGGCGGCGCACGCGTCCAGCAGCGCGGCCAGCCGGCGCACCAGCAGCCGGGCGGTGTCCGCGTCGTACAGCGCGGTCGCGTACTCCAGGACACCCCGCAGCCCGGCCGGCGCCCCGTCCCGGCCCACCGTCTCGGTCAGCGCGAACGTCAGGTCGGACTTGGCCCCGGCACCCCGGAACGGCACCGGCTCCCCGTCCAGCGAGGACCCGGCCGCCGAAGCGTCCCCGGCCCCCGCCGCGTGCACCTGGAGCATCACCTGCACCAGCGGCGCGTGCGCGGACGAACGGTGCGGGCTCAGATGCTCGACCAGCCGGTCGAACGGCAGGTCCTGATTGCTGTACGCGCCGAGACCCGCCTCCCGGACCCGGCGCACCAGCTCCGTGAACGCCGGGTCGCCCGACGTGTCCGTGCGCAGCACCAGCGTGTTCACGAAGAACCCGACGAGCGGGTGCAGCGCCTCGTCGCCCCGGCCGGCCACGGTCGTCCCGATCGCCAGATCCTCGCCCGCCCCGTGCCGCGTCAGCAGCGCCGCGAGCGCCGCCTGCACCACCATGAACAGCGTCGCCCCGTGCTGCCGGGCACACCGCAGCAGCGCCCGGTGCGTGTCGGCGCCCACCTCGAAGGGGGCGAGGGCGCCCCGGCCGTCCGGCTCGGGCCGCCGCGGCCGGTCCGTGGGCAGCGCAAGCAGCGGCGGCATCCCGTCCAGCGCGGTGCGCCAGTACGCGAGCTGCTCGCCGGCCACCCCGTGCTCGCCGTCCAGCAACGTGTGCTGCCACAGCGTGTAGTCGGCGTACTGGACGGGCAGCGGCTCCCAGTCCGGCGCCCCGCCCGCGCACCGTGCCCGGTAGGCGCGGTCCAGGTCGGCGAGCAGGCAGCCGGTGGACCAGCCGTCCCCGGCGATGTGGTGCACCAGCAGCACCAGCACCTGGCCCCCGTCCGCCTCCTCGATCAGCCACGCCCGGAACGGGATCTCGGCCGCCAGGTCGAACACGTACCCGGCGGCGGCGTCCACGGCCGCCCGCAGCTCCCGCGGACCGTCCGCCCGTACGACGTCGAGCACCGGCTCGGCGTGCTCCAGCACCTCCTGGTACGGCTCGCCGTCCGCCGACCGGTGCACCGTCCGCAGCACCTCGTGCCGCCGTGCGACATCGGTGAGCGCGGCGGCGAACGCGGCCCGGCCGACCGGGCGGCGCAGCCGCGTCACCACGGGAATGTTGTACGTGGCGCTCGGCCCCTCCAACTGGTCGGTGAACCAGAGCCGTTGCTGCGCGGCGGACAGCGGAAGCCGCGCGGGCCGCAGCGCGGCCGGCACCGGGCGCAGCGGCGGCCGGACCGGCCCGTCGCCCTGCTCGGCGAGCCGGCGCAGCAGCCGGGCCGGGGTGGGCGCCAGGAACACGTCGCGGATGGCGGCCTGGACACCGAGCGCCTTGCGGATGCGGTTGGTGAGCTTCCCGGCGAGGAGCGAGTGCCCGCCCAGCTTGAAGAAGCTGTCGTCGGGCCCCACCTCGTCGCGGCCCAGCACCTCCGCGAACAGGCCGCGCAGGATCTCCTCGCGCGGGTCGGCGCCCGCGCCGCGCCGCCCGCCGCCGTCGCGCGGCTCGCCCGGCGCTTCGGCGGTCTGCCGCGCGGCCCGGTCCAGCGCCTGGTGACGGCGGTCGATCTCCGCCCGCTCCGGGGCGGAGAGCAGCCCGGCCCGGCTGAGGGGTGTGCCGGCCGGCTGTTCGGCGTACGCGGTCAGCGCCCGGTCGAACAGGGTGAGGAGCAGCCGCGCCGTGTCCTCGTCGTACAGGTCGGTCGCGTAGCTCAGGCCGAGCAGTACTCCGCCGGGTTCGCCGTCCGGGCGGTACGTCTCGGCACAGTTGAAGCTCAGGTCGAACTTGGCGGTGGCCAGGTCCGCGGCGTCGAGGGTGCCGGATACGGCCCCCAGGGCGCAGTGGGTGTCCTGCGCGGTCTGCGTGGTCAGCATGACCTGGAAGAACGGGTGCAGGCCGAGGGAGCGCTCCGGGTTGAGGTCCTCGACGAGCAGGTCGAACGGCAGGTCCTCGTGGGCCATGGCGGCCAGGTCCCGTTCGCGGACCCGGTCGAGCAGCGTGCCGAGGTCCGGGTCGTCGGACAGGTCGGCGC comes from the Streptomyces sp. NBC_00525 genome and includes:
- a CDS encoding condensation domain-containing protein, translating into MIPLSYAQHRLWFLNRLEGPSSAYNAPVVLRLDGVPDRQSLEAAVRDVVERHEVLRTVYRAVDGEPYQHIVGDPGVRLEVHACGPGDDVDARVTAFARLPFDVTRDLPLRARLFTVHGGDSVLVLLVHHIATDGWSVGCLLKDLDRAYTARCEGRAPGWEPLPVQYADYALWQRDMLGDPADPDSLAYEQLAHWRAELDGAPAATRLPADRPRPAEPSHRGALVTARLSATAHKALAATARAHRATFFMTARAALCAALAAAGAGPDVVVGTPVAGRPEEDLHDLVGFFVNSLALRADLSDDPDLGTLLDRVRERDLAAMAHEDLPFDLLVEDLNPERSLGLHPFFQVMLTTQTAQDTHCALGAVSGTLDAADLATAKFDLSFNCAETYRPDGEPGGVLLGLSYATDLYDEDTARLLLTLFDRALTAYAEQPAGTPLSRAGLLSAPERAEIDRRHQALDRAARQTAEAPGEPRDGGGRRGAGADPREEILRGLFAEVLGRDEVGPDDSFFKLGGHSLLAGKLTNRIRKALGVQAAIRDVFLAPTPARLLRRLAEQGDGPVRPPLRPVPAALRPARLPLSAAQQRLWFTDQLEGPSATYNIPVVTRLRRPVGRAAFAAALTDVARRHEVLRTVHRSADGEPYQEVLEHAEPVLDVVRADGPRELRAAVDAAAGYVFDLAAEIPFRAWLIEEADGGQVLVLLVHHIAGDGWSTGCLLADLDRAYRARCAGGAPDWEPLPVQYADYTLWQHTLLDGEHGVAGEQLAYWRTALDGMPPLLALPTDRPRRPEPDGRGALAPFEVGADTHRALLRCARQHGATLFMVVQAALAALLTRHGAGEDLAIGTTVAGRGDEALHPLVGFFVNTLVLRTDTSGDPAFTELVRRVREAGLGAYSNQDLPFDRLVEHLSPHRSSAHAPLVQVMLQVHAAGAGDASAAGSSLDGEPVPFRGAGAKSDLTFALTETVGRDGAPAGLRGVLEYATALYDADTARLLVRRLAALLDACAAEPGAPLSALGGEEPWPGGPEVVLDARGCRVPVRVPGEVHEEVPGGGLRATGRRAYRDAGGVLRPVAVHTVNGYPVEPGEIEGVLTGHPAVTGARVLVRDGRLLAVVTCAPGTPPAEGAVRAWAAERLPEYLAPDRVVRAARLPEPGEDPAALPEEEAPAPGAGAGAGAGGADGRLLGIFREVLDGREIGPDDNFFKSGGHSLLAVRLLNRIRAEFGQDLTLRDVFRNPTAATLSGRLLGAVADAVEPEGAGPVAAAPALRRRTRAGARRG
- a CDS encoding cobalamin B12-binding domain-containing protein; protein product: MKILLSGTASDSHTWNLVYLGLFLEERGHDVVALGPCVSPRLLTAACRRHAPDAVVLSSVNGHGHRDALAAVRALRAEPELAALPVAVGGKLGTAGGSGEAEADRLRAAGCDAVLGDGAADLEALCVFLAAHRVVA
- a CDS encoding MbtH family protein gives rise to the protein MSDIVNPFDDAEGSFHVVVNDEGQHSLWPAFADIPAGWNSVWGAGDRAAALEYITANWTDIRPRSLVEQYA
- a CDS encoding amino acid adenylation domain-containing protein; the encoded protein is MPPIRTEDLLDGGPSPAPAPPVLDLIAQQARTRPEAVALVHDTVRLTYAQLADAVADRARALAAEGAGPGRLVALHRPRGVDAVVGLLAVLSTGAAYLPLDIQAPDARNAAILAAGCGDPAPTPAEVAAAGELVLPGPGAPEDAAYVIFTSGSTGTPNGVVVAHDSLAHFAAGAVPAYGIGPDSRVLQFSPLHFDASVQEVFATLGAGGTLVLRTDDMLDVRDLLAGCARHGITLLDLPAAYWHELVHVLTTGAVRLPDCLETVIIYGEAALPERVAQWRELTGERVRLLNAYGPTETTVVATVADLTRHGAGPVPIGRPLPGVRAAVVAGELWLLGGGLSRGYLGNPELNARRFTELDGERAYRTGDLVTIGADRQILYHGRLDDEVKIGGQRIDPAAVDSVLSAHPKVREAAVVAQRDADGVKRLVAFVVTEGGVGAEELRALVRERMPAAAVPASVGIVAALPRTSSGKINRKVLRTTDPRLCVVHEEPLPAEDRVPLSHAQRRLWLLDQLDGPSCAYNMPIVLELDGIPDRTALAAAVHDLVERHEVLRTVFLAPEDEPYQHVLAASVVRARTVECPAAELRGRVAGFVSESFDLSRELPLRVALFVPEDGAGDGPAAVLAVLLHHVAGDGWSLAPLMNDLATAYAARLAGRAPEQEPLPVQYADYTLWQHDVLGSPDDPDAAVSRGLAHWRAALDGLPAVTDLPLDRPRPAVPDHRGGLVTARLEPAAHTRLVRLADAHGASMLMVLQAALALALRAAGCGERVAVGTPVAGRDDEALGALVGFFVNTLVLPADTSGDPAFGELLERVRDTSLAAYAHQGVPFDLLVERLNPPRTPGVHPLFQTMLTLRTAAPDDAPFAFGGLTGRFRADGPATTKFDLTAACVEHRGADGTPAGLELGLEYARDVLDEGTVRLLLGALERALRTAAERPGTPVTDTELLGADDRWSLAARRTRVAALRAQRAAEAAAAARTDGAPEAEYVDTLRAMFAEILGLDEVGPDDGFFTIGGHSMSGVRLANRMRARLNVDVHVRDLLLAPTPAALARRIAVARPVSEGAGPALTRRMERPDRLPLSRAQRRLWFIDTLEGPSASYNIPLVLRPRQPLDAGVLASALADVAARHEVLRTRYRSVDGEPHQEILAGVRPVLDVRTVPAGQFRAAVAAAAGHVFDLAEEIPLRAALLTPDDGGGQLLVLLVHHIAADGWSTGPLLADLATAYTARAEGRAPEQEPLPVQYADYTLWQRELLDGPGAQDHLAFWERALDGAPPVLELPAARPRPAEATHRGGHAPLTVDAATHEALEELARRHGATLFMVVQAALAAVLTRHGAGTDLPLATMTAGRDDEALSDLVGFFVNTLVLRTDTSGDPAFTELLERVRDTDLAAYAHQRLPFDRIVEHLNPARSTAHHPLTQYVVQLHHDYTDTGTDTGTGTPLLRPEPAPLEELSTKFDLTLALWERKDEEGRPAGLAGGLEYATDLFGAGTAALLAAHIGRLLRTVAADAGTRIGAVDLLTADERFRLVHEYNDTATPTRDRASVHELIARRGVLTPDRPALITDAETVGYGELDARAGALAARLRAAGVRRGDSVGVLLERGVPLVVTALAVLKCGAAYVPLDPALPAARIALMVEDAGLRLVATDTAHTGTLPGEVSVPLLPVDAPAGDTVPAPFEAVPVAGDDLMYVMFTSGSTGRPKGVGVTHRNVTELAVDRDVLAGGPRRMLVHSATGFDASVFEMWVPLINGGSLVIVPGDGTDLAETGRAVRNHGVTAAYFTVGLFHVMADEALDTLRLLREVWTGGDVASPAAVQRVLTHCPDTVLVHSYGPTETTFASHNQWLTGGRGSLGAAGLHLGRPMDNTRSHVLDGALRPVPPGVPGELYIAGTHVARGYTGRPDLTAERFVPDPFEADGSRMYRTGDRVVWTPDGELRFLGRADGQVKLRGVRIEPGEVEHALAAHPEVGQALAVVREDRPGERSLVGYAVPRAGRTVTGAELLALARTALPAHLVPSAVVVLDALPLTVNGKPDRRALPAPDRPAAAHRAPRNAREEVLCGLFAEILGVPKVGLDDNFFTLGGHSLLGVRLVSRVRSVLGVDRGVRDLFRAPTPAGLLGAQDPDGTAGAMGVLLPLNVRGSRRPLFCVHPGTGVGWSYAGLARHLGDDQPLYALQARALSEPGHRPRTVEEMADDYLERIRQVQPWGPYRLLGWSFGGIVAHTMAVRLRAAGQRVELLALMDVHQTGPGSVSVLPPEELESAVPLGEEELPAAVERVRREDPVLGGFSVGEIRAVLRASETHATLMSRHVPGVADTGAVFFTARRPGEPEGALAATWNPFLTGTAENHTVECGHLRMTEEEPLAHIGKVIAEKLSALQEETLRENETRSYS